Proteins found in one Nostoc sp. NIES-3756 genomic segment:
- a CDS encoding branched-chain amino acid ABC transporter permease, translating into MELFLQQLLNGLSIGSVYAIFALGYTLVYSILGIINLAHGAIFTVGAYFTYALMGGTFGFNGLLANASLPIKLPFAIALIIGSGLAGLLGVAMERVAFQPLRKKGSDPLLTVVSSLGVAVVIVNLIQYLVGAESYTFPANTFGNLPPAINFGTQEQPIPIRSVQVVIFTVSVVIVAILTYFINRTKYGKAIQAIAEDATTASLLGINSDRFIVLTFFISSFLAGLAGTLVASSVSIAGPYFGIGFGLRGLAVIVLGGLGSIPGAVLGGLLIGIVEALVPSDYSGYKDAVAFGILFIMLLVRPQGLLGRRFIQKV; encoded by the coding sequence ATGGAGCTATTTCTACAACAATTATTAAATGGGTTGTCTATTGGCAGTGTTTATGCCATTTTTGCGTTAGGTTACACTCTGGTGTATTCAATTTTGGGAATTATTAACTTAGCGCATGGTGCGATTTTTACTGTGGGTGCATATTTTACTTATGCACTCATGGGTGGTACTTTCGGATTTAATGGTTTGTTAGCTAATGCTAGTCTACCGATTAAATTACCATTTGCGATCGCTCTAATTATCGGTAGTGGTTTAGCCGGTTTATTAGGAGTAGCAATGGAAAGGGTGGCTTTTCAACCTTTACGCAAGAAAGGATCTGACCCTTTGTTAACTGTGGTATCTAGCTTAGGTGTAGCCGTAGTTATTGTGAACCTAATTCAATATTTAGTAGGTGCAGAAAGTTACACATTTCCAGCCAATACTTTTGGTAATTTACCCCCAGCAATTAACTTTGGCACACAAGAACAACCCATTCCTATTCGTAGCGTGCAGGTAGTCATTTTTACCGTATCGGTGGTAATTGTGGCGATTCTCACCTATTTTATTAACCGCACTAAATATGGTAAAGCAATTCAAGCGATCGCAGAAGATGCTACAACTGCTAGTTTATTAGGTATTAATAGCGATCGCTTTATTGTTTTAACTTTCTTTATTAGCAGTTTTCTTGCTGGCTTAGCGGGTACATTAGTCGCCTCTAGCGTCAGTATTGCTGGCCCCTATTTTGGTATTGGCTTTGGTTTGCGGGGTTTAGCTGTGATTGTTTTGGGTGGCTTGGGTAGCATTCCTGGCGCAGTTTTGGGGGGTTTACTCATCGGTATAGTCGAGGCGCTGGTTCCCTCCGATTATTCTGGGTATAAAGATGCTGTAGCTTTTGGCATTTTGTTTATCATGCTATTAGTTAGACCTCAAGGTTTACTCGGTCGTCGGTTTATTCAGAAGGTATAG
- a CDS encoding branched-chain amino acid ABC transporter permease, with product MSEFFSTYGSLIVSMFLGALLGLSLYLPLMAGQLSLASPGFYALGGYIAAILSTKVFTSSSNLFPIHLLLLEMLIAAIVSGLLGVVVGIPALRLRGIYLAIATIAFVEVLRVFSLNLDITGGAVGIFGIPQPFATPLEYLWIALPLLLISMVLFYRLERVRVGRAFIAIREDELAAGAMGINPTYYKVLAFTLGAMLAGIVGVISAHFLNTWNARQGTFDASIIYLTFVLIGGSRTFLGSVVGGMVFTALPEILRGLADTGGFPTWLAQFLRDGRLIIFGLLIVIGTIFFPQGLVTPDIFKLGKSKNK from the coding sequence ATGTCTGAATTTTTTTCTACTTATGGTTCGTTAATTGTCTCTATGTTTTTAGGGGCGTTACTTGGACTATCGCTTTACTTACCGCTAATGGCTGGGCAATTGTCTTTAGCAAGCCCAGGATTTTACGCTTTGGGTGGTTATATTGCAGCGATTTTATCAACTAAAGTTTTTACATCTAGTAGTAATTTATTTCCTATTCATTTACTATTATTGGAAATGTTAATTGCTGCCATAGTATCCGGTTTGTTGGGGGTAGTTGTAGGGATTCCAGCTTTACGGTTGCGGGGAATTTATTTAGCGATCGCAACTATTGCCTTTGTGGAAGTTTTACGAGTTTTTTCCCTAAATCTAGATATTACAGGCGGTGCTGTTGGTATTTTTGGTATTCCTCAACCCTTCGCCACACCACTAGAATATCTGTGGATTGCTTTACCCCTACTATTAATTAGTATGGTGCTATTTTATCGTTTAGAACGGGTGCGAGTCGGCAGGGCATTTATTGCCATCCGCGAAGATGAATTAGCCGCCGGGGCGATGGGAATTAACCCTACTTACTACAAAGTTTTAGCATTTACTTTAGGGGCAATGTTAGCTGGGATTGTTGGTGTTATTAGCGCCCACTTTCTTAATACTTGGAATGCCAGACAAGGAACATTTGATGCGAGTATTATCTACCTAACTTTTGTATTAATTGGTGGTTCCAGAACTTTCTTAGGTTCCGTTGTTGGTGGTATGGTATTTACAGCTTTACCAGAAATTTTACGCGGACTGGCTGATACAGGTGGTTTTCCTACATGGTTAGCGCAATTCTTGCGAGATGGTAGGTTAATTATTTTTGGCTTGTTGATCGTGATAGGTACTATTTTCTTCCCTCAAGGGTTGGTAACTCCAGATATTTTTAAATTAGGTAAATCTAAAAATAAATGA
- a CDS encoding ABC transporter ATP-binding protein: MSLDKSKVILEAKSLTRRFGGLVAVNNVSFSINQHEIFGLIGPNGAGKTTLFNLVTALIPPSSGELIYQGQAIAQLRPHQIASLGIARTFQNIRLFGELSALENVIIARHLHTKSTIVTGVLGLPPAPQEEAQSRQKALELLHMVGLSDRAEEKSRNFAYGDQRRLEIARALALQPQILLLDEPAAGMNPNEKQQLSDFIRVLRDRFNLTIILIEHHVPLVMGLCDRIAVLDFGQLIALGEPSVVRNNPAVIEAYLGNE; encoded by the coding sequence ATGAGCCTGGATAAAAGTAAAGTTATTTTAGAAGCAAAGTCACTCACTCGCCGCTTTGGTGGTTTGGTAGCGGTGAACAATGTATCTTTTAGCATTAATCAACATGAAATATTCGGGCTGATAGGGCCTAACGGTGCGGGGAAAACCACACTGTTTAATTTAGTTACAGCTTTGATTCCGCCTTCTAGTGGAGAGTTAATATATCAAGGTCAGGCGATCGCTCAACTGCGTCCCCATCAAATTGCTAGTTTAGGTATCGCGCGGACATTCCAAAATATTCGCTTGTTTGGGGAATTATCGGCGCTGGAAAATGTGATAATTGCCCGCCATTTACATACAAAAAGCACAATAGTTACAGGTGTATTAGGATTACCACCAGCGCCACAAGAAGAAGCGCAGAGTAGACAGAAGGCTTTAGAATTATTGCATATGGTGGGATTAAGCGATCGCGCTGAGGAGAAATCCCGAAATTTTGCCTATGGTGATCAACGTCGCTTAGAAATTGCCCGTGCTTTGGCACTACAACCGCAAATATTACTACTCGATGAACCTGCGGCGGGGATGAATCCTAATGAGAAGCAGCAATTAAGTGATTTTATTCGTGTTTTACGCGATCGCTTCAATTTAACTATCATTTTAATTGAGCATCACGTACCCTTAGTTATGGGTTTATGTGACAGGATAGCTGTTTTAGATTTTGGACAATTAATCGCCTTGGGTGAACCATCTGTAGTGCGGAATAACCCGGCTGTGATTGAAGCTTATTTAGGGAATGAGTAA
- a CDS encoding ABC transporter substrate-binding protein, which produces MKKTFAYTTALLSTCTLLLTACGGGNNTATNTTNNSQNNTTTTTVATASNTTAIPIGVAVAQTSNVALLGQEQVAGAKIAEKYFNDKGGVNGTPIKLIFQDTAGDEAGTINAFQTLINKDKVVGIVGPTLSQQAFSADPIAERAKVPVVGPSNTAKGIPEIGDYVARVSAPVSVVAPNSVKAALKQNPNIKKVAVFFAQNDAFSKSETEIFQKTVKDQGLELVTVQKFQTTDTDFQSQATNAINLKPDLVIISGLAADGGNLVRQLRELGYKGLIIGGNGLNTSNIFPVCKALCDGVLIAQAYSPEYTNEVNSAFRKAYIEQYKKEPPQFSAQAFAAVQVYVEALKALDSKNKVNKVQLSELRTQLNQQLLTGKYITPLGEISFTPVGEIVQQNFYVAQIKMEKDGSQGKYTFLK; this is translated from the coding sequence ATGAAAAAAACTTTTGCGTATACCACAGCATTATTATCTACTTGTACTTTACTACTGACAGCTTGTGGTGGTGGAAATAATACAGCAACAAACACGACCAATAATTCTCAAAATAACACAACTACTACAACAGTTGCCACAGCAAGCAATACCACCGCTATTCCTATAGGTGTGGCTGTAGCACAAACTAGCAATGTAGCCTTACTTGGACAGGAACAGGTAGCGGGAGCTAAAATTGCCGAAAAGTATTTTAACGATAAAGGTGGAGTTAATGGTACGCCAATTAAGTTAATTTTTCAAGATACGGCTGGTGATGAAGCAGGAACAATTAACGCCTTTCAAACTCTCATAAATAAAGATAAGGTTGTAGGTATTGTAGGGCCTACCTTATCGCAGCAAGCTTTTAGTGCAGACCCCATTGCTGAAAGGGCTAAAGTTCCAGTTGTAGGGCCGTCAAATACAGCCAAAGGTATCCCAGAAATTGGTGATTATGTAGCGCGTGTTTCTGCACCTGTTTCTGTAGTTGCGCCAAACTCAGTTAAAGCAGCACTCAAGCAGAATCCCAACATCAAAAAAGTTGCGGTTTTCTTTGCTCAAAATGATGCCTTTAGTAAATCAGAAACAGAAATATTTCAAAAAACAGTTAAGGATCAAGGATTAGAATTAGTAACAGTACAAAAATTTCAAACCACTGATACTGATTTTCAATCTCAAGCTACTAATGCGATTAATTTAAAACCCGATTTAGTAATTATTTCTGGGTTAGCTGCTGATGGAGGAAACTTAGTCAGACAATTACGGGAATTAGGTTACAAAGGTTTAATAATTGGTGGAAATGGATTAAATACATCAAACATCTTTCCAGTTTGTAAAGCACTTTGTGATGGTGTGTTAATCGCGCAAGCGTACAGTCCAGAATATACAAATGAGGTGAATAGCGCCTTTCGTAAAGCATACATTGAACAGTATAAGAAAGAACCACCTCAATTTAGCGCTCAAGCTTTCGCCGCCGTACAAGTATATGTAGAAGCACTTAAAGCTTTAGATAGCAAAAACAAAGTTAATAAAGTACAGTTATCAGAGTTACGGACTCAATTAAATCAACAGTTACTAACAGGTAAATACATTACACCTCTAGGAGAAATTAGTTTCACACCTGTTGGTGAGATTGTGCAACAAAACTTTTATGTAGCTCAAATTAAAATGGAAAAAGATGGTAGTCAAGGTAAGTATACGTTTTTGAAGTAG
- a CDS encoding Uma2 family endonuclease, whose product MTAITKPKLTFEQFLEKCPEEGFYELVNGEIVEVRSTRNHEDVADFIADSFKEQVKHLNLNYVVKTSAVFKTKTADGIEQGRKPDVSVIDRDVWRANRSAYSALEEPIQLAVEVTSTNWEDDYIDKLDEYERLGIPEYWIVDYLAIGDRKYLGTPKEPIVFVHLLNTNGKYERTSFKVSERIISRTFPELTLTAEQVLTA is encoded by the coding sequence ATGACAGCAATTACAAAACCAAAACTAACCTTTGAGCAATTTCTTGAAAAATGCCCAGAGGAAGGTTTTTATGAGTTGGTAAATGGGGAAATTGTAGAAGTGCGTTCAACCAGAAATCATGAAGATGTCGCTGACTTTATAGCTGACTCTTTTAAAGAGCAAGTTAAACATCTTAATTTGAATTATGTTGTGAAAACTAGCGCAGTTTTTAAAACTAAAACTGCTGATGGTATCGAACAAGGACGCAAACCTGATGTGAGTGTCATAGATAGAGATGTATGGCGTGCTAATCGTTCAGCTTATTCGGCACTTGAAGAACCAATTCAATTAGCTGTAGAAGTGACATCAACTAATTGGGAAGATGATTATATTGACAAGCTAGATGAATATGAAAGATTAGGTATTCCTGAATATTGGATTGTTGATTACTTAGCAATTGGAGATAGAAAATATTTAGGTACGCCGAAAGAACCAATTGTATTTGTACATTTACTAAATACAAATGGCAAATATGAACGCACATCTTTTAAAGTTTCTGAACGCATTATATCAAGAACTTTTCCTGAACTAACGCTTACAGCAGAACAGGTGTTAACAGCTTAA
- a CDS encoding ABC transporter ATP-binding protein, which translates to MNADERRYEDGQDFTILDVQELDVNYGGIQALKKINLTIKRGEVVTLIGANGAGKSTTLRAISKLVNPKSGQIIYSGRNISRRLPHEVVQLGIAHCPEGRRVLARQTVLDNLLLGAYIRSNQAEIKADIQQQFELFPRLAQRQNQLAGTLSGGEQQMLAIARALMSRPQLLLLDEPSLGLAPAIVREIFSIIENLRATGVTILLVEQNANLALQIADRGYVLEAGSITLSGAASNLINDERVKKAYLG; encoded by the coding sequence ATGAACGCCGATGAACGCCGATATGAGGATGGACAGGATTTCACGATTTTAGATGTTCAGGAACTTGATGTTAATTATGGTGGTATTCAAGCTCTGAAGAAGATTAATTTAACTATTAAAAGGGGTGAAGTTGTTACTTTAATCGGTGCTAATGGTGCGGGGAAAAGTACAACACTCAGGGCTATATCTAAGTTAGTTAATCCTAAAAGTGGGCAGATTATTTATAGTGGGCGGAATATTAGTCGCCGTTTACCGCATGAAGTGGTGCAGCTTGGTATCGCCCATTGTCCAGAAGGGCGGCGGGTATTGGCAAGGCAAACTGTTCTAGATAATTTACTTTTGGGTGCATATATTCGCTCGAATCAAGCAGAGATTAAAGCTGATATTCAACAACAGTTTGAGTTATTTCCTAGATTGGCACAACGGCAAAATCAACTAGCAGGAACTCTTAGTGGTGGTGAACAACAAATGTTGGCGATCGCTCGTGCTTTAATGAGTAGACCACAATTATTATTATTGGATGAGCCTAGTTTGGGTTTAGCACCTGCAATTGTGAGGGAAATCTTCTCAATTATTGAAAATCTCCGCGCTACTGGCGTGACTATTTTATTAGTTGAACAAAATGCTAATTTAGCTCTACAAATCGCTGATAGGGGATATGTTTTAGAAGCTGGTTCTATTACCCTGAGTGGTGCAGCTTCTAACTTAATTAATGATGAGCGCGTGAAAAAAGCTTATTTAGGTTAA
- a CDS encoding purple acid phosphatase family protein → MTSVPQLLTDPFLQLPTQNSVRVVWFTEFAGTQHSVTYGEDLQHTVYASTTKLSRTREDQYSRVGNQTQNGQIYQQPVQRHIWRHEAEVTGLTPGVRVNYRVTSVCEDGTSVSSNVFTLAPTPEPGTPLKILLTSDHQLKPMTCANLQKVVETVGRVDAVWFAGDLANVSDRASEWFDDNRGGAFFPGLQGRANYEMEHNSVKVTYKGGEIIQHAPMFTCIGNHEVMGRFARTGSLDDEFNDTFPRAVAQKLYSSESLIDNSFNTITYEEIFSLPQSQAGGKKYYAVSFGDVRLVVLYITNMWRSPKLTDQYQGRYQEATKDLNHPENWGYGQLIYEPIAKGSTQYNWLEKELNSPEFQQAKYKVVMFHHPPHTLGDNIVPAYTNPVQIIERDDAGNIQAVRYEYPKDADYIIRDVIPLLEAAQVQLVFYGHSHLWNRFVSLNGIHFLETSNIGNSYGAAWGERKREVPTGYQEEYIALGDPNGLEPVVPTINPLLGEDGKPLPYIASNDITVFSIFDTGRGQVRSYFFDTRKPDSQVVKFDEFNLQ, encoded by the coding sequence ATGACATCAGTACCCCAACTGCTGACTGACCCATTTTTGCAGCTACCAACCCAAAACTCTGTGCGCGTAGTTTGGTTTACTGAATTTGCTGGTACTCAACATAGTGTTACCTACGGTGAAGATTTACAGCACACCGTCTATGCAAGCACTACTAAACTTAGCCGCACAAGAGAAGACCAATATTCTAGGGTGGGAAATCAAACCCAAAATGGACAAATTTATCAACAACCAGTACAACGTCATATTTGGCGACATGAAGCTGAGGTAACAGGGTTAACTCCTGGTGTGCGGGTTAATTATCGGGTGACGAGTGTGTGCGAAGATGGTACGAGTGTTAGTAGCAATGTATTTACCCTTGCACCTACCCCCGAACCTGGGACACCCCTAAAAATCCTCCTAACTTCAGACCATCAACTCAAACCTATGACCTGTGCAAATCTGCAAAAGGTAGTGGAAACAGTGGGACGAGTAGATGCAGTTTGGTTTGCTGGTGATTTAGCAAATGTTAGCGATCGCGCCTCGGAATGGTTTGATGATAATCGGGGTGGTGCATTTTTTCCAGGGTTACAAGGTCGCGCTAACTACGAAATGGAACATAATAGCGTAAAAGTAACCTATAAGGGTGGTGAAATTATTCAACACGCACCAATGTTTACCTGTATTGGTAATCATGAAGTGATGGGAAGGTTTGCCAGAACAGGAAGTTTAGATGATGAATTTAATGATACTTTCCCCCGTGCTGTTGCTCAAAAATTGTATAGCAGTGAATCCTTAATAGATAACTCTTTCAATACAATTACTTACGAAGAAATTTTTTCATTACCCCAAAGCCAAGCAGGGGGAAAGAAATATTATGCGGTGAGTTTTGGTGATGTCAGGTTGGTGGTATTGTACATCACAAATATGTGGCGATCGCCTAAATTAACTGATCAATATCAAGGCAGATACCAAGAAGCAACAAAAGACCTAAATCATCCCGAAAATTGGGGTTATGGTCAGTTAATTTATGAACCAATTGCTAAAGGTAGTACACAGTATAACTGGCTAGAAAAAGAACTTAATAGCCCTGAGTTTCAACAAGCTAAATACAAGGTTGTCATGTTTCATCACCCACCCCATACTTTGGGTGATAATATTGTTCCTGCTTATACAAACCCAGTACAAATAATTGAACGTGACGATGCAGGCAATATTCAAGCTGTGCGTTACGAATACCCCAAAGATGCAGACTATATTATTCGGGATGTCATACCTTTATTAGAGGCTGCTCAAGTACAACTTGTATTTTATGGTCATTCTCATTTATGGAATCGTTTTGTTAGTCTTAATGGAATTCACTTTCTCGAAACCTCAAATATTGGTAATTCCTATGGTGCTGCTTGGGGTGAGCGAAAGCGAGAAGTACCAACAGGCTATCAAGAAGAATATATCGCCCTTGGCGACCCCAATGGCTTAGAACCAGTTGTACCTACAATTAACCCTTTATTAGGGGAAGATGGCAAGCCATTACCTTATATTGCTAGTAATGATATTACAGTTTTTAGTATTTTTGATACAGGCAGAGGTCAGGTTAGGAGTTATTTTTTTGATACTCGTAAGCCTGATTCTCAAGTAGTTAAGTTTGATGAATTTAATTTACAATAA